In Anopheles gambiae chromosome 2, idAnoGambNW_F1_1, whole genome shotgun sequence, a single window of DNA contains:
- the LOC4576969 gene encoding transcription factor E2f1 gives MYAKQQTKVAGGGGGAVGGGGVGVGGRQSIKAEYQAGGKAASGGVAGAERRASTVYARKASVVSNSSDVSNDDYEEVKPDLHVSSHLLDHGYGCGVVGGTFTTVPVISIPPAHPKQSQHAAATEQQQQQQRGHQHTSSNVSSRNNHSNGRSSHHHSSTPTSTTMPSSSSTTTSRSGGKQQQQQQQEQQQNATQQQQNHHGSGKHNAADPPITNFFRAIKRSSQSSSISPTPAKIAKSSNGSSMKTPNSTCSTPTSSISSSSSKKRYSERTRYDTSLGLLTKKFIDLLNESPDGVVDLNIASTKLKVQKRRIYDITNVLEGIGMLEKKSKNNIQWKCGNTVCNIDRNTRVQRERYRLQQKENMLDEMIVELRTATNEEMAHTKQGYFTCQDLSSLEMFREQTIVVIKAPPEAKLEWMNEKMQREIVLKSEKGEIDVFICPTDEPGAVDSPAVIAGDPLLENFEPVLSPFQRVDKTSSPRRGAANPSPYAAQRNLNRALFEEGSVMKSEPAEGGASESSIHSAVASLFNLSGSSVPQKVVVHAERYELPLGSSGSPLASSSSTSGAGDCSTSSYYQHHHHPSTAVAAAVADPSELHFDASQTTTTMIGSAATTSKTGVRVKSEHVPDSSNSRSSEMLPPSAISADSGVFVWGDGVMDGDEHHHHGTTRHDGGGGGGSGMATSSSSSSSSSTVSSSMLSGGVMGHLNNNHIHGGGVKAIPEEITNKNASLSDTKLSPNLFQFDFGSTMSALKPPSTKSSPENLHQRYGLSDFDAMHDLDIFLPLEPTADYNLSLNESEGVFDLFDFNS, from the exons ATGTACgcgaagcagcaaacaaaggtcgctggtggaggaggaggagcagtaggtggtggtggtgttggtgttggtggtagACAAAGTATAAAGGCTGAGTATCAAGCCGGTGGCAAGGCGGCGAGTGGCGGTGTGGCCGGTGCCGAGCGTCGGGCCAGTACGGTTTACGCGCGGAAAGCGTCGGTGGTCAGCAACAGTAGTGACGTGTCGAACGATGACTACGAGGAGGTCAAGCCGGACCTGCACGTTAGCTCGCACCTGCTCGACCACGGGTACGGGTGCGGGGTCGTGGGGGGTACGTTCACGACCGTGCCGGTAATATCCATCCCGCCGGCGCATCCCAAACAATCGCAGCATGCTGCAGcaaccgagcagcagcagcagcagcagcgtggccATCAACACACTAGTAGTAACGTTAGCAGTAGAAACAATCACTCCAACGGCAGGAGCAGCCATCATCACAGTAGTACGCCCACTTCAACCACCATGCCATCATCGTCCTCAACGACAACCTCACGCAGCGggggcaagcagcagcaacagcaacagcaggagcagcagcagaatgcgacccagcagcaacagaaccACCACGGCAGTGGCAAGCACAACGCGGCCGATCCACCGATCACCAACTTTTTCAGG GCCATCAAACGATCGTCACAATCGTCGAGCATATCTCCCACACCGGCCAAAATAGCGAAGAGCAGCAATGGCAGCAGCATGAAGACGCCCAACTCCACCTGCTCCACGCCCACATCGTCAATATCGTCCTCTTCGTCCAAGAAGCGCTACTCGGAACGAACTAG GTACGACACGTCGCTGGGGCTGCTGACGAAAAAGTTCATCGATCTGCTGAACGAGTCGCCGGACGGGGTGGTCGATCTGAACATCGCGTCGACGAAGCTGAAGGTGCAGAAGCGGCGCATCTACGACATCACCAACGTGCTCGAGGGCATCGGCATGCTGGAGAAGAAGTCGAAGAACAACATCCAGTGGAAGTGCGGCAACACGGTGTGCAATATCGATCGCAACACGCGGGTGCAGCGCGAACGGTACCGGTTGCAGCAGAAGGAAAACATGCTGGACGAGATGATCGTGGAGCTGCGAACGGCCACGAACGAGGAGATGGCGCACACGAAGCAAGGCTACTTTACCTGTCAGGATCTGAGCTCGCTGGAGATGTTCCGCGAGCAGACGATCGTTGTTATTAAGGCACCACCAGAGGCTAAACTGGAG TGGATGAACGAGAAAATGCAACGAGAAATTGTGCTAAAATCTGAGAAGGGAGAGATCGACGTGTTTATCTGTCCAACGGACGAGCCCGGCGCCGTCGACAGTCCGGCAGTGATCGCCGGCGACCCGCTGCTGGAAAACTTCGAGCCCGTACTGTCGCCCTTCCAGCGAGTGGACAAAACTTCCAGTCCAAGGC GTGGTGCAGCAAACCCGTCCCCGTACGCGGCACAGCGCAATCTCAACCGTGCATTGTTCGAGGAAGGGTCTGTGATGAAGAGCGAACCGGCGGAAGGTGGTGCCAGCGAGAGCAGCATACACTCGGCCGTTGCGTCTCTGTTCAACCTGTCCGGCAGCAGCGTGCCGCAGAAGGTGGTGGTGCATGCCGAGCGGTACGAACTGCCGCTGGGCAGTAGCGGTAGCCCGCTGGCCTCATCCAGCAGTACGTCCGGTGCGGGCGATTGTAGTACCAGCAGCTactaccaacaccaccaccacccatccactgctgttgctgctgcggtggcAGATCCATCCGAGTTGCATTTCGATGCTAGTCagacaacgacgacgatgatcgGGTCCGCGGCGACAACGTCCAAGACTGGCGTGAGAGTTAAATCCGAACATGTGCCTgatagtagtaatagtagaaGTAGCGAAATGCTACCACCGTCCGCCATCTCGGCGGACAGTGGCGTGTTCGTGTGGGGTGACGGCGTGATGGACGGCGacgagcatcatcatcatggcaCCACCAGGCAcgatggcggcggtggtggtggttccgGCATGgcgacgtcgtcgtcgtcctccagCTCGTCGTCCACCGTTTCGTCGTCCATGCTGTCCGGTGGCGTGATGGGCCATCTGAACAACAATCACATCCACGGCGGCGGCGTCAAAGCGATACCGGAGGAGATCACTAACAAGAACGCATCGCTGTCGGATACAAAGCTGAGCCCGAACCTGTTCCAGTTCGATTTTGGCAGCACGATGTCGGCGCTAAAGCCGCCGAGCACCAAGTCCTCGCCGGAGAATCTGCACCAGCGCTACGGCCTGTCGGATTTCGACGCAATGCATG ATCTGGACATTTTCCTACCGCTGGAACCGACCGCCGACTACAATCTGTCCCTAAACGAATCGGAGGGTGTGTTCgatttgttcgatttcaactCATAA